One stretch of Malus domestica chromosome 14, GDT2T_hap1 DNA includes these proteins:
- the LOC114820962 gene encoding protein HAIKU1-like, whose amino-acid sequence MDNSANMHNDHLGVNKMGKNIRKSPLHQPKFGNNDARQQPQPQVYNISKNDFRNIVQKLTGSPSQEPLPRPPQNPPKPQSMRLQRIRPPPLAPINNRPLNTPPAPLPAGPPQVPYNNNFVRPPQFGHPSPTPMPPFPHGDSMWQNTAESPISAYMRYLQSSMLDPTPRGNQPQPQPQVPGQMQSQPPSTSLLPNPSVSAHPPPRMNAPGAHAPNLQHPQMNGPPLLPSPTSQFLLPSPTGYMNLLSPRSPYPLLSPGMQFPPPWTPNFQFSPMGQSGLLGPGPQPPPSPGVLFPLSPSGFFPISSPRWRDHH is encoded by the coding sequence ATGGATAACTCTGCAAACATGCATAATGATCATTTGGGTGTGAACAAAATGGGGAAAAATATAAGGAAGAGTCCTTTGCACCAACCCAAATTTGGTAATAATGACGCCAGGCAACAACCTCAACCTCAGGTGTACAATATAAGCAAGAATGACTTCCGGAACATTGTTCAGAAGCTTACTGGTTCGCCATCGCAAGAACCTTTGCCTAGACCTCCCCAGAATCCGCCAAAGCCCCAAAGTATGCGATTGCAGAGAATTCGACCTCCCCCATTAGCACCTATCAACAACAGACCCTTAAACACACCTCCAGCTCCTCTTCCTGCAGGCCCACCACAGGTTCCCTACAATAATAACTTTGTTAGGCCTCCTCAGTTTGGACATCCATCACCTACACCAATGCCACCATTTCCACATGGAGATTCAATGTGGCAAAATACAGCTGAATCTCCTATCTCAGCATATATGCGGTACCTTCAGAGTTCAATGTTAGATCCAACTCCAAGGGGCAACCAACCTCAGCCTCAACCACAAGTTCCAGGTCAAATGCAGTCTCAGCCACCATCAACCAGTTTACTTCCTAACCCATCCGTATCTGCTCACCCACCCCCGAGAATGAATGCCCCTGGGGCACATGCGCCTAATCTACAGCACCCACAGATGAATGGTCCTCCCCTCTTACCGTCACCAACTTCACAGTTTTTATTGCCATCCCCAACGGGTTACATGAACTTGTTGTCTCCACGGTCACCTTATCCATTGCTTTCACCTGGGATGCAGTTTCCTCCACCATGGACCCCCAATTTTCAGTTCTCTCCAATGGGCCAATCAGGGCTGTTAGGTCCAGGGCCTCAACCCCCACCTTCTCCTGGCGTTTTGTTTCCATTATCTCCTTCAGGGTTTTTCCCCATTTCAAGTCCAAGATGGAGGGATCATCACTAG
- the LOC114819263 gene encoding uncharacterized protein, whose translation MEQFRHIGEVLGSMKALMMLTDEILINQCQCCLLHDVFTLAFDTIGEEIRLNLKLEEKKTKWKALEQPLRELHRVFKEGELYIRHCMDAKNWWGKTILLHQNKDCVEFHIHNLFCYHAAVIEAIENAGEIAGLDQEEMQKKRILLARKYDREWNDPKLFQWRFGKQYLVPKAICNRLESAWREDRWRLVETLKVKKISGSFGLTRNEQQLGDLLLKKLGGSETLNGKLFPSSILLESDYYSVRRWLGGGTQYKEIQWLGQNFAMRHFFGDIEPLNSEISTLLALSHPNVLQYLSGFYDEEKKECFLVMELMIKDLRCYMKENCGARRQVLFSIPVVVDIMLQIARGMEYLHSRKIYHGELNPLNVFLKARSCTEGYFQVKVSGFSLSSVRKPTYRKSQQKNEINPLIWCAPEVLAEQEQPGNKGRTKYTEKADVYSFAMLCFEILTGKVPFEDSHLQGDKMSNTIRAGWRPLFPYPSPKYLVNLTKRCWHSDPSQRLSFSSICRILRYIKKFLTLNPYDDQPLLQSPHMDYCEIESWFLKNSSAAEYVDLSSISQLPFQMFSYRLGEKEKTSPDIVRVRSLDSLSDTASAICKQESPNGKVDIVSIAEDPFVPLSDSRSVCSDVRSVYDLRSVCSEAPMKRTLTAKKHQDATARKASGYTRTSKTPTTPRTSTPRLASPRFPPPKLASPKLLPAKPCQHSMKTNQSPPLPSPTSTKSSASRSRHRMRGHVSDSEIH comes from the exons ATGGAACAATTCCGGCATATTGGGGAGGTTTTGGGAAGTATGAAGGCTCTGATGATGTTAACAGATGAGATTCTGATCAATCAATGCCAGTGCTGTTTGTTGCATGATGTGTTCACGTTGGCGTTTGACACGATCGGAGAGGAGATCCGACTGAACTTGAAACTCGAAGAGAAGAAGACAAAATGGAAAGCGCTCGAGCAGCCTCTGAGGGAGCTGCACAGAGTTTTCAAGGAAGGGGAGCTGTACATTCGGCATTGCATGGATGCAAAAAACTGGTGGGGGAAAACAATCCTCCTCCATCAGAACAAGGACTGCGTCGAATTTCACATTCATAACTTGTTCTGCTACCATGCGGCCGTGATTGAGGCGATTGAGAATGCTGGAGAGATTGCGGGGCTCGATCAGGAGGAGATGCAGAAGAAGAGGATTCTGCTCGCAAGGAAGTATGATAGAGAGTGGAATGACCCCAAACTTTTCCAATGGAGATTTGGGAAGCAGTATTTGGTCCCGAAGGCGATCTGCAACAGGTTGGAGAGTGCTTGGAGGGAAGATAGATGGCGGCTTGTCGAAACTCTGAAGGTGAAAAAGATTTCAGGATCCTTTGGTTTGACGAGGAATGAGCAGCAACTTGGAGACTTGCTGCTCAAGAAACTTGGTGGGTCGGAAACCTTAAATGGGAAGCTCTTTCCGAGCTCAATCTTACTGGAATCCGACTATTACAGCGTTAGGCGGTGGTTAGGAGGAGGAACGCAGTACAAGGAGATCCAGTGGTTGGGGCAGAACTTTGCCATGAGACACTTCTTTGGGGATATTGAGCCGTTGAATTCTGAGATTTCAACTCTCCTCGCACTTTCCCACCCCAATGTGCTGCAGTACCTTTCGGGGTTTTATGACGAGGAGAAGAAGGAATGCTTTCTTGTTATGGAGTTGATGATCAAGGATCTGCGCTGCTACATGAAGGAAAACTGCGGCGCGAGAAGGCAGGTTTTGTTTTCAATCCCGGTAGTGGTTGATATCATGCTTCAGATTGCAAGAGGCATGGAATATCTGCACTCTAGGAAGATCTACCATGGGGAGTTGAACCCCTTGAATGTCTTTCTCAAGGCAAGGAGCTGCACAGAAGGCTATTTCCAAGTAAAAGTCTCGGGTTTCAGTTTATCATCCGTGCGCAAACCTACTTACAGAAAATCACAGCAGAAGAATGAAATCAACCCTTTGATTTGGTGTGCCCCGGAAGTCCTAGCTGAGCAAGAGCAACCAGGAAACAAAGGTCGTACCAAATACACGGAGAAAGCGGATGTATACAGCTTCGCAATGCTTTGCTTTGAGATCTTGACCGGGAAGGTTCCCTTCGAAGATTCACATCTCCAAGGGGACAAGATGAGCAACACTATAAGAGCAGGATGGAGGCCTCTCTTCCCATACCCTTCACCAAAATACCTCGTCAATTTAACCAAGAGATGCTGGCACAGTGACCCGTCTCAGCGCCTGAGCTTCTCGTCCATCTGTCGCATTTTGCGCTACATAAAGAAGTTCCTTACTCTGAACCCCTATGACGATCAGCCTTTACTGCAATCCCCTCATATGGATTACTGCGAGATAGAGTCATGGTTCCTGAAGAATAGTTCAGCTGCCGAATACGTTGATTTATCCTCAATATCGCAACTTCCATTCCAAATGTTCTCTTACCGGCTAGGGGAGAAGGAAAAGACTAGCCCGGACATCGTGAGGGTTAGGAGTCTGGATTCCTTAAGTGATACAGCATCAGCGATTTGCAAGCAAGAATCTCCGAACGGCAAAGTTGACATTGTGTCCATTGCAGAAGATCCATTCGTACCACTAAGCGACTCGAGGTCCGTTTGCTCTGATGTGAGGTCTGTTTATGATCTGAGGTCAGTTTGTTCCGAGGCTCCGATGAAGAGAACTCTCACTGCCAAGAAACATCAAGACGCGACAGCTAGAAAAGCCTCAG GTTACACCAGGACATCAAAAACACCAACCACACCAAGGACGTCAACACCAAGACTTGCGTCGCCAAGATTTCCACCGCCAAAACTTGCTTCACCGAAACTTCTGCCTGCAAAACCATGTCAACACAGTATGAAGACAAACCAAAGCCCTCCACTGCCGAGTCCTACGAGCACAAAGAGTAGTGCGAGCCGAAGCAGGCACAGAATGAGGGGGCACGTTTCGGACTCGGAGATACATTAg
- the LOC114820961 gene encoding protein SPA1-RELATED 2-like — MEDAVDEEVTPLDLAEVVQRERKENEHSVKSENGNPLECQEMCTYGECDYSMRIPVEGDYPLSSRHEFVENVDMAMSPVNELEHPYGSLGSMNDVGSMEEEPTVRNYNNQGRMQFWQNPQQHLFQLASGSGSESSQVNTAFKDNGKAISGGLENEGSTSVSGFWNQRALSDNHYDVVEELTNIENTGASGNTYAGIRTKILSRPGFSEFFVKNTLKGKGVIMKGLNHENCHIESRNLNSSKVAGDPLAASDPTMSMDANVIMPSSNGVNAGRTAGGSYHDENSLREWLNTGRPKANKAECLYIFRQIVDLVDNFHSKGVALPGLRPSFFKLLPSNQVKYVGLPVPSEMLESTKKRDISLLENSPVRKKQRVSENTRLQWPQFSTTSYFMHDNVNNSHINITGLQNKSDAFGEQHPRIRHEIRTMFTSPHMHYATQQFTSINELLEEKWYISPEELSEGSYTVLSNVYDLGVLLFELLAHFDSNSALAAAMSNLCYRILPPKFLSENAMEAGFIIWLLHPEPSSRPTTRQILQSEVLNGLQEVCVKELSPSVEQEDAELDLLLHFLTSLKEQMQNHDATLLETVQFLEADVEEVERRHSARKPLIDCGLYGESLRKNMFISKEDSRSEVLSPLFPVLSSNESRLMKNIDQFESAYFLMRSRIQIPETDSRIRSDKDLLRTRNNWYVGTKDEDKEICTDRPGAIFDGLCKYARYSKFEVRGILRNGDFSSSSKVISSMSFDRDEDYFATAGVSMKIKIFEFNAFFNNPADIHYPVIEMSNKSRISCVCWNNYIKNYLASSDYDGVIKLWDASTGQEFAQYTEHAMRAWSVDFSQVYPTKLATGSDDGCVKLWSINERNSLDTIKHAANVCCVQFSSHSSHLLAFGSADYYTYCYDLRNTKIPWCVLDGHKKAVSYVKFLDSETLVSASTDNTLKLWDLSKTSMSDTSTDACSLSLGGHTNEKNFVGLSVSDDYIACGSETNEVYAYHRSLPMPITSHKFGSIDPISGKETNDYSAQWVSSVCWRGKSDMVVAANSDGCIKVLQIV, encoded by the exons ATGGAGGATGCAGTGGATGAGGAAGTGACCCCATTAGATTTAGCAGAGGTTGTACAACGTGAGAGGAAAGAGAATGAGCACTCAGTTAAATCTGAAAACGGCAACCCATTGGAATGCCAAGAAATGTGTACATATGGTGAATGTGATTATTCGATGCGTATACCAGTTGAGGGTGATTATCCCTTAAGCTCGCGGCATGAGTTTGTAGAGAATGTAGATATGGCTATGAGCCCTGTTAACGAATTAGAACACCCATATGGTAGCCTTGGCTCTATGAATGATGTTGGTTCCATGGAGGAAGAGCCAACTGTGAGAAATTACAACAATCAAGGAAGAATGCAATTTTGGCAGAACCCACAACAACATTTATTTCAGCTAGCAAGTGGATCAGGAAGTGAGAGTTCACAAGTCAATACTGCATTCAAGGATAATGGGAAGGCAATTTCTGGTGGCTTGGAGAATGAGGGGTCCACATCTGTCTCCGGTTTTTGGAATCAAAGGGCATTAAGTGACAATCACTATGATGTTGTGGAAGAATTAACAAACATTGAAAATACAGGGGCTTCAGGCAATACTTATGCAGGTATCCGAACAAAAATTCTATCTAGGCCAGGCTTTTCCGAGTTCTTTGTTAAGAATACACTGAAGGGTAAGGGTGTCATAATGAAGGGTCTGAACCATGAGAATTGTCACATTGAATCTAGAAACCTGAATAGTTCAAAGGTGGCCGGTGATCCTTTGGCAGCTTCTGATCCAACAATGAGTATGGATGCCAATGTTATTATGCCTTCTTCCAATGGTGTTAATGCTGGACGTACGGCTGGTGGCTCTTATCATGATGAAAACAGTTTGAGAGAATGGCTGAATACTGGACGTCCTAAAGCGAATAAAGCTGAATGCTTGTATATATTTAGACAGATAGTGGATCTGGTGGATAATTTTCATTCTAAAGGAGTTGCTTTGCCTGGATTGCGACCTTCTTTCTTCAAGTTGTTACCTTCAAATCAGGTTAAGTATGTTGGCTTACCAGTCCCAAGCGAGATGCTTGAGAGTACGAAGAAGAGAGATATATCTCTTTTAGAAAATAGTCCAGTAAGGAAAAAGCAAAGGGTCAGTGAGAATACTAGATTGCAATGGCCCCAGTTCTCTACCACTTCCTACTTCATGCATGATAATGTGAATAACAGCCACATCAACATCACTGGTTTGCAGAACAAAAGTGATGCATTTGGTGAACAACATCCAAGAATAAGGCATGAGATACGTACCATGTTCACCAGTCCTCATATGCATTATGCAACTCAGCAGTTTACTTCAATAAATGAGCTATTGGAAGAGAAGTGGTATATTAGTCCTGAGGAACTCAGTGAAGGAAGTTACACAGTTTTATCAAATGTCTATGATCTTGGTGTTCTTCTTTTCGAG TTACTTGCTCATTTTGACTCAAATAGCGCCCTTGCTGCAGCAATGTCCAACCTGTGCTACAGAATTCTTCCCCCAAAATTTCTGTCAGAAAATGCTATGGAGGCTGGATTTATTATTTGGCTTCTTCATCCTGAACCATCTTCACGCCCAACGACAAG GCAAATTCTACAATCTGAAGTACTTAACGGGTTACAGGAGGTTTGTGTAAAAGAATTGTCACCTTCTGTGGAACAAGAGGACGCAGAATTGGATTTATTATTGCATTTCCTCACTTCTTTGAAAGAACAGATGCAGAACCATGATGCAACTTTGTTGGAAACAGTTCAGTTCTTAGAAGCAGATGTTGAAGAAGTGGAGAGGAGGCACTCTGCAAGAAAACCCTTGATTGATTGTGGCTTGTACGGTGAATCCTTAAGGAAAAATATGTTCATTAGCAAAGAAGATTCAAGGTCAGAGGTGCTTTCTCCATTATTTCCTGTTCTTAGTTCAAATGAGTCGAGGTTGATGAAAAATATAGATCAGTTTGAGAGTGCTTACTTCTTGATGAGATCAAGAATTCAGATTCCTGAGACGGATTCTAGAATACGCAGCGATAAAGATTTATTAAGAACTCGCAATAATTGGTATGTGGGAACAAAGGATGAAGACAAGGAGATATGCACTGATCGACCGGGAGCCATCTTTGATGGTTTGTGTAAATATGCTCGGTATAGTAAGTTTGAAGTACGTGGTATACTAAGAAATGGAGATTTCAGCAGTTCCTCTAAAGTAATTTCCTCTATGAGTTTTGATCGGGATGAAGACTATTTTGCTACTGCCGGGGTTTCAATGAAAATCAAGATTTTTGAGTTTAATGCTTTCTTCAACAATCCTGCTGATATTCATTATCCAGTGATTGAGATGTCAAACAAATCAAGGATCAGCTGTGTTTGCTGGAACAACTATATAAAAAACTATCTGGCTTCATCTGATTATGATGGTGTAATCAAG TTATGGGATGCCAGCACTGGTCAAGAGTTTGCTCAATACACTGAGCATGCAATGAGGGCTTGGTCTGTAGACTTTTCTCAAGTATATCCTACAAAATTAGCCACTGGGAGTGATGATGGTTGTGTGAAATTGTGGAGCATCAACGAg AGAAACAGTTTAGATACCATCAAGCACGCTGCAAATGTATGCTGTGTACAGTTCTCTTCTCACTCCTCTCATTTGCTGGCCTTCGGGAGTGCGGACTACTACACCTACTGCTATGATCTCCGTAATACTAAAATTCCGTGGTGCGTATTGGATGGGCATAAGAAAGCTGTAAGCTATGTGAAATTTTTGGACTCAGAGACCCTTGTTTCTGCATCCACTGACAACACATTAAAGCTATGGGATCTTAGCAAAACCAGTATGAGTGATACATCCACCGATGCTTGCAGCCTAAGCCTTGGTGGGCACACCAATGAGAAG AACTTTGTCGGGTTATCCGTTTCAGATGATTACATAGCTTGTGGTTCAGAAACAAATGAG GTTTATGCTTACCATAGATCTCTGCCTATGCCGATCACTTCACACAAGTTTGGCTCCATTGATCCTATTTCTGGAAAGGAGACCAATGATTATAGTGCACAATGGGTTTCGAGTGTCTGCTGGAGAGGGAAATCAGACATGGTGGTTGCTGCCAATTCAGACGGGTGTATAAAAGTGTTGCAGATTGTTTAA
- the LOC114821228 gene encoding protein MAINTENANCE OF MERISTEMS-like — translation MQRRRCNLLAAAIDGSSGVSSASGKGDGGNRAVAKEQMKSKNMEKKKIGSLKRVRGDQVQYRCNMISFFSTMQRVKEHLTEGHLELLQQTPFWPLISAFYSGAISEDQCKKSNTDIGNIIKCYNAETMGFEFGTTSASLTTEDVAEILGLPLEGQEVRQLKGKQKHISDFTKRYFEEETLLLKKMVDDALDAAIKGKRKTDVEDVARLIVIELCATLLCNTNHVVSWNLVKYCDDLENISRYSWAKAVADFLHESLGKRTRKSNGYSVPGCVVVIMLWLCESTNLIQPIKGREGQKPAIVKWSVWELHFKLGEIDVADIGLSF, via the exons ATGCAAAGAAGAAGATGCAACCTTTTGGCTGCTGCAATCGATGGTAGCAGTGGAGTAAGCTCTGCTTCTGGAAAAGGGGATGGAG gtaACAGAGCGGTGGCAAAGGAGCAGATGAAGAGCAAGAAcatggaaaagaagaaaatcggAAGCTTGAAGAGGGTAAGGGGAGATCAAGTACAATACAGATGTaatatgatatcatttttcaGTACAATGCAGCGAGTTAAGGAACACTTGACTGAAGGGCACTTGGAGTTGCTTCAACAAACTCCATTTTGGCCATTAATATCAGCATTTTACAGTGGTGCGATTTCTGAAGATCAATGCAAGAAATCGAACACTGACATCGGAAACATCATCAAGTGCTACAATGCCGAAACAATGGGTTTTGAGTTTGGTACTACATCTGCATCGTTGACAACTGAAGATGTTGCTGAAATTTTGGGGCTTCCACTAGAAGGTCAAGAAGTACGACAACTAAAGGGAAAACAGAAGCACATATCAGATTTTACCAAAAGGTATTTCGAGGAAGAAACTTTATTGCTCAAAAAGATGGTGGATGATGCTTTGGACGCAGCAATAAAAGGGAAGAGAAAAACAGATGTAGAGGATGTTGCACGCCTGATTGTAATAGAACTATGCGCGACCTTACTGTGTAACACAAACCACGTTGTTTCATGGAATTTAGTAAAGTATTGTGATGATTTAGAAAATATTTCAAGATATTCATGGGCAAAAGCAGTGGCTGACTTTCTACACGAGTCATTGGGAAAACGGACCAGGAAGTCCAACGGATATTCTGTTCCTGGATGTGTGGTTGTGATAATG CTTTGGCTGTGTGAGAGTACTAACCTTATACAACCAATCAAGGGAAGGGAGGGACAGAAACCAGCTATCGTAAAATGGAGCGTGTGGGAACTACACTTTAAACTGGGAGAAATAGACGTCGCAGATATTGGG CTGAGCTTTTAA